The following are encoded in a window of Rosa chinensis cultivar Old Blush chromosome 4, RchiOBHm-V2, whole genome shotgun sequence genomic DNA:
- the LOC112199802 gene encoding phytosulfokine receptor 1 isoform X4 — protein MSITTSFKSFHQRTRLSLFQSSKFLECSCDMGVQDFWVVLFVIGFCFQPLVLRSHNLTCHPNDLYALLDFSSSLQSAIGGWGKNFSADCCKWAGSNQFDGEIPSNLPSCRHLNNINLARNNLSGQIPDSFKDFHTLNYLSLSNSSHYNLSSALQILQQCQNLTTLVLAMNFYDEELPADPTIHFAKLKVLIITNSRLTGSIPQWLSRSSRLQLLDISWNCLEGTIPAWLGNFTDLFFLDISNNSFNGYIPRSLTKLQSLITGNISFREPSPDFPLFMKKNASARGLQYNKVWSFPPTLDFSNNNLSGPIWPAFGNLKALHVLNLGFNSLSGPIPNYLSEVTNLETLDLSHNKLSGEIPPSLVRLSFLSKFSVAYNQLDGEIPTGGQFGTFPNSSFEGNNNICGDYASPCPSFSEPLPQPRPHSKSRVEYKGVVIGIAMGFVFGVACFIITDRYVWTWHF, from the exons ATGTCCATCACTACTTCATTTAAAAG TTTTCACCAGAGAACACGGTTATCTCTCTTCCAAAGCTCAAAATTTTTGGAGTGCTCGTGCGATATGGGTGTTCAAGATTTCTGGGTGGTTCTCTTTGTCATTGGATTTTGCTTCCAGCCACTAGTTTTGCGTTCTCATAACCTGACGTGCCATCCAAATGATTTGTATGCATTGTTGGATTTCTCGAGTAGTCTGCAAAGTGCCATTGGTGGGTGGGGCAAGAATTTCTCTGCTGATTGCTGTAAATGGGCAG GTTCAAACCAGTTTGATGGGGAAATTCCATCCAATCTTCCCTCTTGTCGGCATTTGAATAATATAAATCTTGCCCGGAACAACTTGAGTGGCCAAATACCTGACAGCTTCAAGGATTTTCATACTCTCAATTACCTCTCACTTTCGAACTCCAGCCATTATAATCTGTCATCTGCCCTTCAAATTTTACAGCAGTGTCAGAATCTAACTACTTTGGTTCTCGCCATGAACTTCTATGATGAAGAATTACCCGCCGATCCAACCATTCATTTTGCAAAGTTGAAGGTTCTCATTATTACAAACAGTAGGCTCACGGGTTCAATACCCCAGTGGTTGAGTAGGAGCAGCAGATTGCAGTTATTGGATATATCCTGGAACTGCTTGGAAGGTACAATTCCAGCTTGGCTTGGCAATTTTACTGATCTCTTCTTCTTGGATATATCAAACAATTCTTTTAATGGCTATATCCCGAGAAGCTTAACTAAACTACAGAGCCTCATTACTGGGAACATCTCATTTAGGGAACCATCCCCTGATTTTCCTCTTTTCATGAAAAAGAATGCAAGTGCAAGGGGATTGCAGTACAATAAAGTTTGGAGCTTTCCACCGACACTGGATTTCAGCAACAATAATCTTAGCGGACCAATCTGGCCAGCCTTTGGAAACCTGAAAGCGCTTCATGTTTTGAATCTGGGATTCAACAGTCTATCAGGACCAATTCCAAATTATTTATCTGAGGTGACCAACTTGGAGACATTGGATTTGTCTCATAACAAGCTTTCAGGGGAAATACCGCCTTCATTGGTTCGTCTCAGCTTTTTGTCCAAGTTTAGTGTTGCATACAATCAATTGGATGGAGAGATCCCTACAGGAGGTCAGTTTGGGACCTTCCCAAATTCAAGCTTCGAAGGGAATAATAATATTTGCGGTGATTATGCTTCCCCTTGTCCCTCTTTTTCAGAACCACTGCCACAGCCACGGCCACACAGCAAATCAAGAGTAGAATACAAGGGTGTTGTCATTGGAATAGCTATGGGATTTGTATTTGGAGTAGCTTGCTTTATAATAACAGATAGATATGTATGGACTTGGCATTTCTAA
- the LOC112199802 gene encoding phytosulfokine receptor 1 isoform X2 translates to MGVQDFWVVLFVIGFCFQPLVLRSHNLTCHPNDLYALLDFSSSLQSAIGGWGKNFSADCCKWAGITCNSSFSLGLNDSVDTYRVVELGLSSKKLIGNVSESLGNLEQLRALNLSHNFLKNSLPASLFQLPNLEYLDLSFNDLSGPIPVDFNLPSLLFLDISQNYFNGSIPQSICANSIRLQVLKLAVNYLSGNLPPSLGNCSSLEDLSLLTNNLSGGVPEGIYQLQNLTRLTIQDNKLTGPLSKEVGKLINLNRLDISANWFSGTIPDVFHSLGRLQYFVAHSNNFSGQIPPSLSSSPTISLLNLRNNSLDGPIDINCSAMTSLASLDLGSNQFDGEIPSNLPSCRHLNNINLARNNLSGQIPDSFKDFHTLNYLSLSNSSHYNLSSALQILQQCQNLTTLVLAMNFYDEELPADPTIHFAKLKVLIITNSRLTGSIPQWLSRSSRLQLLDISWNCLEGTIPAWLGNFTDLFFLDISNNSFNGYIPRSLTKLQSLITGNISFREPSPDFPLFMKKNASARGLQYNKVWSFPPTLDFSNNNLSGPIWPAFGNLKALHVLNLGFNSLSGPIPNYLSEVTNLETLDLSHNKLSGEIPPSLVRLSFLSKFSVAYNQLDGEIPTGGQFGTFPNSSFEGNNNICGDYASPCPSFSEPLPQPRPHSKSRVEYKGVVIGIAMGFVFGVACFIITDRYVWTWHF, encoded by the coding sequence ATGGGTGTTCAAGATTTCTGGGTGGTTCTCTTTGTCATTGGATTTTGCTTCCAGCCACTAGTTTTGCGTTCTCATAACCTGACGTGCCATCCAAATGATTTGTATGCATTGTTGGATTTCTCGAGTAGTCTGCAAAGTGCCATTGGTGGGTGGGGCAAGAATTTCTCTGCTGATTGCTGTAAATGGGCAGGTATTACTTGCAACTCTTCGTTCTCTCTTGGATTGAATGATTCTGTTGATACTTATAGAGTGGTTGAGTTGGGTCTTTCGAGTAAAAAACTAATCGGAAATGTCTCTGAATCTTTGGGAAATTTGGAACAACTTCGAGCCCTCAATCTTTCTCAcaatttccttaaaaactcacTTCCTGCTTCACTTTTCCAATTGCCAAATTTAGAGTACTTAGACTTGAGTTTTAATGACTTGTCTGGCCCCATTCCAGTTGATTTCAATTTACCTTCACTTCTGTTCCTTGACATCTCTCAAAATTACTTTAATGGTTCTATTCCACAAAGCATCTGCGCAAATTCTATTAGGCTTCAGGTACTGAAGTTGGCTGTGAACTACTTGTCTGGTAATCTACCACCAAGTCTTGGAAATTGTAGTTCCTTGGAGGACCTAAGTCTTCTCACGAATAATCTCTCCGGTGGTGTACCTGAGGGTATATATCAGCTGCAAAATCTGACCAGATTAACTATTCAAGATAACAAGCTTACTGGGCCACTGAGCAAAGAAGTTGGTAAGCTGATTAACCTTAATCGTTTGGATATCTCAGCGAATTGGTTTTCAGGGACTATTCCTGATGTTTTCCACAGCCTTGGAAGATTACAGTATTTTGTTGCTCATTCCAATAATTTCAGTGGTCAGATACCCCCTTCCTTGTCAAGTTCCCCAACTATCTCTTTGCTTAATTTGAGAAACAATTCATTGGACGGTCCAATTGATATAAATTGTTCAGCAATGACAAGTTTGGCCTCTCTTGATCTAGGTTCAAACCAGTTTGATGGGGAAATTCCATCCAATCTTCCCTCTTGTCGGCATTTGAATAATATAAATCTTGCCCGGAACAACTTGAGTGGCCAAATACCTGACAGCTTCAAGGATTTTCATACTCTCAATTACCTCTCACTTTCGAACTCCAGCCATTATAATCTGTCATCTGCCCTTCAAATTTTACAGCAGTGTCAGAATCTAACTACTTTGGTTCTCGCCATGAACTTCTATGATGAAGAATTACCCGCCGATCCAACCATTCATTTTGCAAAGTTGAAGGTTCTCATTATTACAAACAGTAGGCTCACGGGTTCAATACCCCAGTGGTTGAGTAGGAGCAGCAGATTGCAGTTATTGGATATATCCTGGAACTGCTTGGAAGGTACAATTCCAGCTTGGCTTGGCAATTTTACTGATCTCTTCTTCTTGGATATATCAAACAATTCTTTTAATGGCTATATCCCGAGAAGCTTAACTAAACTACAGAGCCTCATTACTGGGAACATCTCATTTAGGGAACCATCCCCTGATTTTCCTCTTTTCATGAAAAAGAATGCAAGTGCAAGGGGATTGCAGTACAATAAAGTTTGGAGCTTTCCACCGACACTGGATTTCAGCAACAATAATCTTAGCGGACCAATCTGGCCAGCCTTTGGAAACCTGAAAGCGCTTCATGTTTTGAATCTGGGATTCAACAGTCTATCAGGACCAATTCCAAATTATTTATCTGAGGTGACCAACTTGGAGACATTGGATTTGTCTCATAACAAGCTTTCAGGGGAAATACCGCCTTCATTGGTTCGTCTCAGCTTTTTGTCCAAGTTTAGTGTTGCATACAATCAATTGGATGGAGAGATCCCTACAGGAGGTCAGTTTGGGACCTTCCCAAATTCAAGCTTCGAAGGGAATAATAATATTTGCGGTGATTATGCTTCCCCTTGTCCCTCTTTTTCAGAACCACTGCCACAGCCACGGCCACACAGCAAATCAAGAGTAGAATACAAGGGTGTTGTCATTGGAATAGCTATGGGATTTGTATTTGGAGTAGCTTGCTTTATAATAACAGATAGATATGTATGGACTTGGCATTTCTAA
- the LOC112199802 gene encoding phytosulfokine receptor 1 isoform X1: MSITTSFKSFHQRTRLSLFQSSKFLECSCDMGVQDFWVVLFVIGFCFQPLVLRSHNLTCHPNDLYALLDFSSSLQSAIGGWGKNFSADCCKWAGITCNSSFSLGLNDSVDTYRVVELGLSSKKLIGNVSESLGNLEQLRALNLSHNFLKNSLPASLFQLPNLEYLDLSFNDLSGPIPVDFNLPSLLFLDISQNYFNGSIPQSICANSIRLQVLKLAVNYLSGNLPPSLGNCSSLEDLSLLTNNLSGGVPEGIYQLQNLTRLTIQDNKLTGPLSKEVGKLINLNRLDISANWFSGTIPDVFHSLGRLQYFVAHSNNFSGQIPPSLSSSPTISLLNLRNNSLDGPIDINCSAMTSLASLDLGSNQFDGEIPSNLPSCRHLNNINLARNNLSGQIPDSFKDFHTLNYLSLSNSSHYNLSSALQILQQCQNLTTLVLAMNFYDEELPADPTIHFAKLKVLIITNSRLTGSIPQWLSRSSRLQLLDISWNCLEGTIPAWLGNFTDLFFLDISNNSFNGYIPRSLTKLQSLITGNISFREPSPDFPLFMKKNASARGLQYNKVWSFPPTLDFSNNNLSGPIWPAFGNLKALHVLNLGFNSLSGPIPNYLSEVTNLETLDLSHNKLSGEIPPSLVRLSFLSKFSVAYNQLDGEIPTGGQFGTFPNSSFEGNNNICGDYASPCPSFSEPLPQPRPHSKSRVEYKGVVIGIAMGFVFGVACFIITDRYVWTWHF, encoded by the exons ATGTCCATCACTACTTCATTTAAAAG TTTTCACCAGAGAACACGGTTATCTCTCTTCCAAAGCTCAAAATTTTTGGAGTGCTCGTGCGATATGGGTGTTCAAGATTTCTGGGTGGTTCTCTTTGTCATTGGATTTTGCTTCCAGCCACTAGTTTTGCGTTCTCATAACCTGACGTGCCATCCAAATGATTTGTATGCATTGTTGGATTTCTCGAGTAGTCTGCAAAGTGCCATTGGTGGGTGGGGCAAGAATTTCTCTGCTGATTGCTGTAAATGGGCAGGTATTACTTGCAACTCTTCGTTCTCTCTTGGATTGAATGATTCTGTTGATACTTATAGAGTGGTTGAGTTGGGTCTTTCGAGTAAAAAACTAATCGGAAATGTCTCTGAATCTTTGGGAAATTTGGAACAACTTCGAGCCCTCAATCTTTCTCAcaatttccttaaaaactcacTTCCTGCTTCACTTTTCCAATTGCCAAATTTAGAGTACTTAGACTTGAGTTTTAATGACTTGTCTGGCCCCATTCCAGTTGATTTCAATTTACCTTCACTTCTGTTCCTTGACATCTCTCAAAATTACTTTAATGGTTCTATTCCACAAAGCATCTGCGCAAATTCTATTAGGCTTCAGGTACTGAAGTTGGCTGTGAACTACTTGTCTGGTAATCTACCACCAAGTCTTGGAAATTGTAGTTCCTTGGAGGACCTAAGTCTTCTCACGAATAATCTCTCCGGTGGTGTACCTGAGGGTATATATCAGCTGCAAAATCTGACCAGATTAACTATTCAAGATAACAAGCTTACTGGGCCACTGAGCAAAGAAGTTGGTAAGCTGATTAACCTTAATCGTTTGGATATCTCAGCGAATTGGTTTTCAGGGACTATTCCTGATGTTTTCCACAGCCTTGGAAGATTACAGTATTTTGTTGCTCATTCCAATAATTTCAGTGGTCAGATACCCCCTTCCTTGTCAAGTTCCCCAACTATCTCTTTGCTTAATTTGAGAAACAATTCATTGGACGGTCCAATTGATATAAATTGTTCAGCAATGACAAGTTTGGCCTCTCTTGATCTAGGTTCAAACCAGTTTGATGGGGAAATTCCATCCAATCTTCCCTCTTGTCGGCATTTGAATAATATAAATCTTGCCCGGAACAACTTGAGTGGCCAAATACCTGACAGCTTCAAGGATTTTCATACTCTCAATTACCTCTCACTTTCGAACTCCAGCCATTATAATCTGTCATCTGCCCTTCAAATTTTACAGCAGTGTCAGAATCTAACTACTTTGGTTCTCGCCATGAACTTCTATGATGAAGAATTACCCGCCGATCCAACCATTCATTTTGCAAAGTTGAAGGTTCTCATTATTACAAACAGTAGGCTCACGGGTTCAATACCCCAGTGGTTGAGTAGGAGCAGCAGATTGCAGTTATTGGATATATCCTGGAACTGCTTGGAAGGTACAATTCCAGCTTGGCTTGGCAATTTTACTGATCTCTTCTTCTTGGATATATCAAACAATTCTTTTAATGGCTATATCCCGAGAAGCTTAACTAAACTACAGAGCCTCATTACTGGGAACATCTCATTTAGGGAACCATCCCCTGATTTTCCTCTTTTCATGAAAAAGAATGCAAGTGCAAGGGGATTGCAGTACAATAAAGTTTGGAGCTTTCCACCGACACTGGATTTCAGCAACAATAATCTTAGCGGACCAATCTGGCCAGCCTTTGGAAACCTGAAAGCGCTTCATGTTTTGAATCTGGGATTCAACAGTCTATCAGGACCAATTCCAAATTATTTATCTGAGGTGACCAACTTGGAGACATTGGATTTGTCTCATAACAAGCTTTCAGGGGAAATACCGCCTTCATTGGTTCGTCTCAGCTTTTTGTCCAAGTTTAGTGTTGCATACAATCAATTGGATGGAGAGATCCCTACAGGAGGTCAGTTTGGGACCTTCCCAAATTCAAGCTTCGAAGGGAATAATAATATTTGCGGTGATTATGCTTCCCCTTGTCCCTCTTTTTCAGAACCACTGCCACAGCCACGGCCACACAGCAAATCAAGAGTAGAATACAAGGGTGTTGTCATTGGAATAGCTATGGGATTTGTATTTGGAGTAGCTTGCTTTATAATAACAGATAGATATGTATGGACTTGGCATTTCTAA
- the LOC112199802 gene encoding phytosulfokine receptor 1 isoform X3 — MSITTSFKSFHQRTRLSLFQSSKFLECSCDMGVQDFWVVLFVIGFCFQPLVLRSHNLTCHPNDLYALLDFSSSLQSAIGGWGKNFSADCCKWAGITCNSSFSLGLNDSVDTYRVVELGLSSKKLIGNVSESLGNLEQLRALNLSHNFLKNSLPASLFQLPNLEYLDLSFNDLSGPIPVDFNLPSLLFLDISQNYFNGSIPQSICANSIRLQVLKLAVNYLSGNLPPSLGNCSSLEDLSLLTNNLSGGVPEGIYQLQNLTRLTIQDNKLTGPLSKEVGKLINLNRLDISANWFSGTIPDVFHSLGRLQYFVAHSNNFSGQIPPSLSSSPTISLLNLRNNSLDGPIDINCSAMTSLASLDLGSNQFDGEIPSNLPSCRHLNNINLARNNLSGQIPDSFKDFHTLNYLSLSNSSHYNLSSALQILQQCQNLTTLVLAMNFYDEELPADPTIHFAKLKVLIITNSRLTGSIPQWLSRSSRLQLLDISWNCLEECKCKGIAVQ; from the exons ATGTCCATCACTACTTCATTTAAAAG TTTTCACCAGAGAACACGGTTATCTCTCTTCCAAAGCTCAAAATTTTTGGAGTGCTCGTGCGATATGGGTGTTCAAGATTTCTGGGTGGTTCTCTTTGTCATTGGATTTTGCTTCCAGCCACTAGTTTTGCGTTCTCATAACCTGACGTGCCATCCAAATGATTTGTATGCATTGTTGGATTTCTCGAGTAGTCTGCAAAGTGCCATTGGTGGGTGGGGCAAGAATTTCTCTGCTGATTGCTGTAAATGGGCAGGTATTACTTGCAACTCTTCGTTCTCTCTTGGATTGAATGATTCTGTTGATACTTATAGAGTGGTTGAGTTGGGTCTTTCGAGTAAAAAACTAATCGGAAATGTCTCTGAATCTTTGGGAAATTTGGAACAACTTCGAGCCCTCAATCTTTCTCAcaatttccttaaaaactcacTTCCTGCTTCACTTTTCCAATTGCCAAATTTAGAGTACTTAGACTTGAGTTTTAATGACTTGTCTGGCCCCATTCCAGTTGATTTCAATTTACCTTCACTTCTGTTCCTTGACATCTCTCAAAATTACTTTAATGGTTCTATTCCACAAAGCATCTGCGCAAATTCTATTAGGCTTCAGGTACTGAAGTTGGCTGTGAACTACTTGTCTGGTAATCTACCACCAAGTCTTGGAAATTGTAGTTCCTTGGAGGACCTAAGTCTTCTCACGAATAATCTCTCCGGTGGTGTACCTGAGGGTATATATCAGCTGCAAAATCTGACCAGATTAACTATTCAAGATAACAAGCTTACTGGGCCACTGAGCAAAGAAGTTGGTAAGCTGATTAACCTTAATCGTTTGGATATCTCAGCGAATTGGTTTTCAGGGACTATTCCTGATGTTTTCCACAGCCTTGGAAGATTACAGTATTTTGTTGCTCATTCCAATAATTTCAGTGGTCAGATACCCCCTTCCTTGTCAAGTTCCCCAACTATCTCTTTGCTTAATTTGAGAAACAATTCATTGGACGGTCCAATTGATATAAATTGTTCAGCAATGACAAGTTTGGCCTCTCTTGATCTAGGTTCAAACCAGTTTGATGGGGAAATTCCATCCAATCTTCCCTCTTGTCGGCATTTGAATAATATAAATCTTGCCCGGAACAACTTGAGTGGCCAAATACCTGACAGCTTCAAGGATTTTCATACTCTCAATTACCTCTCACTTTCGAACTCCAGCCATTATAATCTGTCATCTGCCCTTCAAATTTTACAGCAGTGTCAGAATCTAACTACTTTGGTTCTCGCCATGAACTTCTATGATGAAGAATTACCCGCCGATCCAACCATTCATTTTGCAAAGTTGAAGGTTCTCATTATTACAAACAGTAGGCTCACGGGTTCAATACCCCAGTGGTTGAGTAGGAGCAGCAGATTGCAGTTATTGGATATATCCTGGAACTGCTTGGAAG AATGCAAGTGCAAGGGGATTGCAGTACAATAA